In Eublepharis macularius isolate TG4126 chromosome 4, MPM_Emac_v1.0, whole genome shotgun sequence, the following are encoded in one genomic region:
- the POLR1H gene encoding DNA-directed RNA polymerase I subunit RPA12 → MEQSGSRFESELDFCPECGTVLPLPGIQDKVTCLCCSFSVDVREFEGRVIYTSITFNTVDSISKMKVEEGKEIKGPLLDRNCPQCGHEGMVYHTRQMRSADEGQTVFYTCPHCKFQEKEDS, encoded by the exons ATGGAGCAGAGTGGCTCTCGCTTTGAGTCTGAACTTGATTTCTGCCCTGAGTGTGGTACGGTCCTGCCTCTGCCTGGGATCCAAGATAAGGTGACATGTCTGTGTTGCTCCTTCTCCGTCGATGTCCGGG AGTTTGAAGGAAGAGTGATCTACACATCCATCACATTCAATACAGTAGATTCCATATCTAAGATGAaagtggaggagggaaaagagatCAAGGGCCCCTTG CTTGACAGGAACTGTCCCCAGTGTGGGCATGAAGGCATGGTGTACCACACCCGTCAGATGAGGTCGGCGGATGAAGGACAGACGGTCTTCTACACCTGCCCCCACTGCAA ATTCCAGGAGAAGGAAGACTCTTGA